Below is a window of Diaminobutyricibacter sp. McL0608 DNA.
CCTCGGGCTTGAGGGTGACCTTGATTCCGCTGCGCTCGATGCCCTGCTGAATAGCCTGCGCCTGGGCGAGCGACGACGAGTCATTCTGCACGAGGAATGTCAGGTTGAGGTTGCTGACGCCGGTCGACTTGGCGAGCAGCTCCTTCGCCTTCGCGACATCGCCATCCGCTCCCGCCGGGTACAGGTTGAACTGCTTGCGCCCTGCGATACCGGGAGTGATCATGGTCGTCGCCGGGATTCCGGCGTCGGCGCCACCGGACGCGATGAGGAAGGCCTTCTTGTCGACGGAATACTCGAGCGACTGGCGCACCGAGAGCTGCTTGAGGGCGCCACGCTGGGTGTTCATCGCGAGGTAGCTGATCGGGCCGGCCTGCGACGTGGCCAGGCGTGCCTTCGCACTCGGGTTGTTCTTGACCTGAGCGAGCTCTGCAGCACCGAGGAACTGGGCGCCGAAACCGCTCTTCGTCTCACCGGTGTCGGAGATCAGGCTCTGAACGGTCGTCGATTGGTTCTGGCTCTCCTTGAACACGACCGAGTCCGGGCCGGCCGTGCGAACACTGTCGGTCTTCGAGCTCCAGTACTTGTTGCGCACGAGAGTCAGCGCGGTGCCGTCCTGGTTCGCCTTCACCTGGTACGGGCCGGAGGCGACGGGGGTGTTCCCGTACGTGGTCGGGTTGTCCTTCGCCTTGGGCACCGGGGTGAAGGCGGGCATGGAGACGATCCACGGCCAGTCGCCGTAGGAGGCGTTCAGGTGGAAGACGATGGTCTTCGAGTCCGGCGTCGCGATGGATGCGAGGTCTCCACCGGTGTACGGGCCCTTGTAGTCGGCACCGCCGACGAGCAGCGTCTTGTGGTAGCCGAGGCCGCCGGTGAGCTGGTCGGAGAACGACCGCTCGACGCCGTACTTGATGTCCTGGCTGGTGATCGGGGTGCCGTCCTGGAACTTCAGGCCGTCCTTCAGCGTGTAGGTCCAGGTCTTGCCGCCGTCGCTCTGCGTACCGGTGTTGGTCGCAAGGTCGGGAACGACCTTCGCGGCCTGGCCCGGCTTGACCTCCCACGTCGTGAGACGACGCTCGATGAGGCTGAGCGTGGTCGTCGCCAGGTTCTGGCTCTTCGCGGGGTCGAGGTTGATCTGGGTCGCGGGAGTCAGGATCGTCAGCGTCCCGCCTTTCGCTGAGCCTGAAGAGGAGGAGGGGGTGCTGCTGCACCCCGCGAGAAGTATGGCAACGGCAGCGGCAACAGCCGCGGCCTTCGTCAGGTTTCGCATGTGTCGGTGGATCTCTCTCACTTGTGATTCGGGCGCGACCATACGGTCTTCTGCAGCGCGCTGTGATTGCAGTCGGGACTTCCAGTATCGTCGGCGTCCGGCCGCCCTCAAATTCGTGTCACGGACTGTGACGCCTCTGGGTCGAACCGCGCGGGCGTGCGCGGTATTCCGAGACTCTTTCCCGGGTCTGTCACGGTTCCTGTACGCAGGTACATGTTGGGCGCGTAACGTCCGAACATGACCGACATGACCGGCAGTTTGACGACCCACGCCATCGCCCAGGGGATTCGCGACGACCGGGAGAAGGCGACGCGGGCACGATGGGCGGCAAGCCAGCCGGCGACGTGGAACGAATCGACCGTGGTACCGATACCCGCTGCTCTGCGCGGGCCGGCTTCGCCCATCCGCCGCGAGACGCGAGCAGCGATCTACGAGGCGAAGAAATTCATCGAGACGCTTCAGCACGAGAACCTCGGTCAGCTTCCACCGAACCTTTTCAATGCGCTTCGCGCGATTCATGACGCGATCGAGCTGGTCGCAGACGACCTGGATGGGCGTGCCGCCTCCCCCGTTGACTCGGGTGACACAGT
It encodes the following:
- a CDS encoding ABC transporter substrate-binding protein; translated protein: MRNLTKAAAVAAAVAILLAGCSSTPSSSSGSAKGGTLTILTPATQINLDPAKSQNLATTTLSLIERRLTTWEVKPGQAAKVVPDLATNTGTQSDGGKTWTYTLKDGLKFQDGTPITSQDIKYGVERSFSDQLTGGLGYHKTLLVGGADYKGPYTGGDLASIATPDSKTIVFHLNASYGDWPWIVSMPAFTPVPKAKDNPTTYGNTPVASGPYQVKANQDGTALTLVRNKYWSSKTDSVRTAGPDSVVFKESQNQSTTVQSLISDTGETKSGFGAQFLGAAELAQVKNNPSAKARLATSQAGPISYLAMNTQRGALKQLSVRQSLEYSVDKKAFLIASGGADAGIPATTMITPGIAGRKQFNLYPAGADGDVAKAKELLAKSTGVSNLNLTFLVQNDSSSLAQAQAIQQGIERSGIKVTLKPEDQNSFYTDASANAGDFDLVLFSWQPDFPSANSNIQPLFASSQIGNGAYNVSHYSSPAVDALIDQATAETDQSKAQDLWAQADKKIMEDAPVVPLSYAKQSFLRGSNVQNFFIPSFPAYPDYMTVTLGK